ATGGCGTGGGTCGGGTACAGCATCGGCGGGTAGCTGGCGGTGGCCTTCCAGTCGTCGCCGCCGCTGTACTGGTAGGCGGCGGTGAAGCCGTTGTCCATGTCGTGCAGGTAGTCGCCCTCGGAGTAGAAGACCCGTCCGAAGGCCCCGTCGGCGACCTGGCCGCGCGCCCAGACCACGGCGGGGTTGTAGTAGCTGGTCTCGCCCATCATGTAGATCAGGCCGGTCTCCTCGACCTTCCTCACGATCGCCTCGATCTCCTCGACGCTGATCGCCATCGGGACCGCGGAGTAGACGTTCTTGCCCGCGTCGAGCGCCTGCAGCACGATCGGGCCGTGGGTCCAGCGCTGGGTCATGACGGCGACGGAGTCGACGTCGGAGGCCAGCATCTCCTCGATGCTGGCGAAGCTGCCCGCGAGGCCGTGCCGCTCGACGTGCTCAGCCGCACGCTCGGGCACGAGGTCGGTGACGTAGACCTCCTCGACGTCGGGGTGGAGCTGCCACAGGGCGATGAAGCTCCGGGCGAACTGTCCGGTGCCGATGACGCCGATCTTCATGACGCAGACCTCTTTGTCCTGGTGGTCGAGTGGTGGTGCTCGGGGCCGCGGTCGCGGCCGAGCAGGCGCGCTGACTGTACAACGGCCGGCCCGCGCCACGACGGCGCGACCGGGCGGATGGCGTCCCGGCCGGCACCCGATCAGGAACACTGGGCCGGCCGGCTCCGTCGCGCCGGCTGGGCCGAGGAGGGTGCGGACATGGACGCCGACGTGGTCATCGTGGGGGCCGGCCTGGCCGGCCTGGTGGCGGCCCGCGAGCTCGTGGCCGCCGGCCGTCGGGTCGCGATCGTGGACCAGGAGAACGAGGCGAACCTCGGCGGGCAGGCGTTCTGGTCGTTCGGCGGGATCTTCCTGGTGGGCACCCCGCAGCAGCGCCGCCTCGGCGTCCGCGACTCCTTCGACCTGGCCTGGCAGGACTGGCAGGGCAGTGCGGGGTGGGACCGCCTCGACGGGGACCACCCGCAGGACGCGTGGGCGGCGCGGTGGGGCCGGGCCCACGTCGAGTTCGCAGCCGGGGAGGAGCGTGCGTGGTTGGAGTCCCAGGGCGTCCGGTTCACCCCCCTGGTGGGCTGGGCCGAGCGCGGTGACGGCACCGCGGGCGGGCACGGGAACTCGGTGCCGCGCTTCCACGTGCCGTGGGGCTCGGGCACCGGCATCTCCGAGCCGTTCGCCGACCAGGCCCGCGACGCCGCCCGGTCGGGGGCCGTGACGTTCCACCACCGGCACCGGGTGGACGGGCTGGTCGTCGCCGACGGCGCGGTCGTCGGGGTCCGCGGCATGGTGCTGGCCCCCGACCGCTCCGCCCGCGGGGTGACCTCGAACCGGGACGAGGTGGCGGAGTTCGAGCTGACCGGCCAGGCCGTGGTGCTGGCGACCGGGGGGATCGGCGCCGACCATGCGCAGGTCCGCCGGAACTGGCCCGCCCGGTTGGGCACCCCGCCCAGGGAGATGATCAGCGGCGTCCCCGCCCACGTCGACGGCCGGATGCTCGACATCGCCGAAGCGGCCGGCGTCCGGCTGGTGAACAAGGACCGGATGTGGCACTACACCGAGGGCATCCAGAACTGGGACCCCGTCTGGCCCCGGCACGGCATCCGGATCCTGCCGGGCCCGTCCTCGATGTGGTTCGACGCGCTCGGCCGGCGGCTCCCCGCCCCCGGACTGCCCGGGTCGGACACCCTCGGCACCCTCAGGCTGCTGCGCAGCACCCCCGACATCGCCCCGTACGACCACTCCTGGTTCATCCTCACCCAGACGATGATCGAGAAGGAGTTCGCCCTGTCGGGCTCCGAGCAGAACCCCGACATCACCCGCCACGACCTGCGCCTGGTGATCCGCAGCCGGCTGGGCCGCGGCGCCCCGCCCCCCGTCGAGGCGTTCAAGGAGCACGGCGCCGACTTCGTCGTCGCCGACGACCTGGCCGAGCTCGTCGCCGGGATGAACCGGCTCACGGAGAAGCCGCTGCTCGACCCCGCTCACCTCCGCACCCAGATCGAGCAGCGGGACGCCCAGATCGCCAACCCCTGCAGCAAGGACGCGCAGGTCAACGGCATCCGCACCAGCCGACGTTTCCTCGGCGACCGGCTCACCCGGACCGCGAAGCCGCACCGGATCCTCGACCCCGCCCACGGACCGCTGATCGGGGTGAAGCTGCACATCCTCACCCGGAAGACCCTGGGTGGGATCCAGACCGACCTCGACGGCCGCGCCCTCGACGGGGACGGCGCACCGGTCCCCGGCCTGTACGCCGCCGGTGAGGCAGCGGGCTTCGGCGGCGGCGGGGCCCACGGCTACAACGCCCTCGAGGGCACCTTCCTCGGCGGCTGCATCCTCACCGGCCGCACCGCCGGCCGCTCCCTGGCCGCCCAGCTCTGACCGCCGCCGGGCCGGTTCCCCCGGGGAACCGGGAGCCGCTCAGCGGCGCAGGTCAGCGGGTCCGCGGTGCAGCGGCAGGCCGGCGGCGACTTAGGCCTCGACACCACCGATGAGGTCGGTGGCCCTGCGCAGGCCGACGGCCCGCAGGGAGGCCGCCGCCAGGCTCGAGCTGTAGCCCTGCCGGCACACCACGATGATCTCGGTGTCGTAGCCGGCTGCCTCGGGGATGCGCGCGTCGCACGCCGGGTCGAGGCGCCACTCGAGCACGGTCCGGTCGATCACCAGAGCGCCCGGGAGGTCGCCCTGCTCGGCACGCTGCGACTCGGTCCGGGTGTCGACCAGCAGCGACCCCGCGCGCGCGGCCGCCCGCGCCTCCACCGCGGTCAGCCGCCGGACACCACGACGCGACGCCGCCAGCGTCTCCTCGATGCTCACGCCGACAGCATCGCCTCCCGCGGGATCCGCCGGACCACCGGGCACCCCGCAGCGCGGCGAGCACTGGACCGCGCACGCGGGTCTGTCGCACCGTCCCCGGCCCCGTCGTCGGTGAACTAGCATCGGCACCCCCCGTCCCGGACCCCAGGAGCGGCGCCATGTTCCCTCCCGCGCTGGCCCGACGGGGTGCGCGGCTCGCCGACCGGCTGGCCGGCAGCCTGGGACGTGCGCACCGCAGCGGGCCGGACGAAGCCGAGGTCGAGCTCCTCCGCAAGCGCCTGCGACGAGCGCGCACGAGGGTCCGCGCCCGGGACGCCGAGATCGCCCGGCTGACCGAGGAGCTCCGTCGGCGCACCGAGGAGATCGCGGCCATGCGCGCCTCCCTGCGCGACCCGGACCCGGAGGTGGTGCTGCCGCCGGCCGTCGTGGAGACGGTCGACCGGGTGCACCGGGAGCACCTCAGCTACCTCTCCCGGGACAACCTCGCGATGCTCGCGCGCCTCGTGGTCGCCCTCGAGCGCGACGGTCGGCCGGGGCTGGTCGTCGAGGCGGGGACGGCGCGGGGGGGGTCCGCCATCGTGATGGCGGCCGCGAAGGCCCCGGAGCGGCCGATGAAGGTCTACGACGTCTTCGGGATGATCCCGGCGCCGTCGGAGAAGGACGGCGAGGACGTGCACCGCCGCTACCGGCTGATCCGCGACGGCGGGTCCCGGGGTGTCGGCGGCGAGCTGTACTACGGCTACCGCGACGACCTCTACAGCGAGGTCCGGGAGTCCTTCGCCCGCTGCGGCGTGGAGGTCGGCCGCCACCGGGTCGACCTCGTCCGCGGGCTCTTCCAGGACACGATCGACCTGGCCGAGCCGGTGGCGCTCGCCCACCTCGACGGCGACTGGTACGAGTCGACGCTCACCTGTCTCGAGCGGCTGGCCCCCCTGCTCGTCCCGGGCGGCCGCCTGGTCCTCGACGACTACGACGCCTGGTCGGGCTGCAAGCGGGCGGTCGACGAGTACTTCGCGGGCCGACCGGGGTTCCGCCTGGAGCGGCGTGCCAAGCTGCACGCGGTGCGTCTCCCGTGACCGACCACCTGCATCGGGAGCCCGGTCCAAGGCTCCGACCGTGAGCTGGGGAGCACGCCGGGGCGGGTCGGCCCTCGTCCGCGTGCCCGCGGGGGAGGCCGCGACCGGCCGGCCGGCCGGCTGTCGACGGTGCGGGGAGCCGTACGGTGACGACCGACCTCGAGCGGGAGAGCGCCAGCTGCACCGCCCGGCGCGGGACCTTCTCCGTCGTCGAGGTGCCGCCGCTGACCTACCTGGTGGTCGACGGGCGCGGCGACCAGCACGGCGCAGGTCTGCGCCGACGCCGTCGGCGCGCTCTTCCCCCTCGCCTACGTGCCGACCCACCCTGCGCAGCGACCACATCCCGGCCCGGTCGCTGCACAGGGTGGGTCGGCACCACGAGGTCTACCTGAGCGACGCCCGGCGCACCGCACCCGCCCGGTCGCGGACGATCCTGCGCCAGCCGGTCGTGGCCGTCGACGGCTGAGCCCGGGGCTGCCCGGCCGGCTCCGGCGACGCTAGGGTCGCGCCGTGGAAGGCCGGGTCCGAGACGTCACGGTGCACTACGAGGAGCACGGCGCGGGGACGCCGGTGCTCGTCCTGCACGGGGCCGGGGTCGACCACCGCGAGGCCGAGGCGTGCTTCGAGCCGGCCCTGGGTGCTCACGGAGGGCTGCGGCGCCTCTACCCGGACCTGCCCGGCCAGGGGCGGACGCCGGCACCCCCGTCCCTGCGGAGCGCTGACGACGTGCTCGACGTGCTGCTCGCCTTCGGGGACGAGGTCCTGGGCGGCGGGCCGGCCCTGGTCGTCGGGCACTCGGCCGGCGCCCACTACGCCCAGGCCGTCGCCGCCCGCCGGCCCGACCAGGTCGCCGGGCTCGCCCTCGTCTGCCCGCTGCTGCCCGGCGTCCGCGATGTCCCCGCGCACCGGCCGCTGGTCGTCGCCGACCGCCTCGGTGACGAGGACTTCCGCGGCTACTTCGTCCTGCAGACGCCGGCCATGCTGGAGCGCTACCAGCGTCTCGTCGCTCCTGCCGCGCCCCTCGTCGACGCGGCCGCCCTCGAGCGGATGGGGGAGCGCTGGGAGCTGACGGCGCCCGACGGGCCGGCCTTCGGCGGTCCCACGCTGGTGGTGGCGGGACGGCAGGACTCGACCGTCGGCTACGCCGCGGCCGTCGACCTGCTGGCGCAGCACCCCCGGGCGACGCTCGCCGTCCTCGACGGCGCGGGCCACGCGCTGCCCCACGAGCAGCCGGAGCTGCTGGCCGCCCTGCTCGCCGAGTGGCTCCGCCGCACGGACCTGGCCGGCTGAACACGGGCGAGCCCGTGCTGGCCGAGCGGGGGTGCGCTCAGGTGGTGGGCAGGTCGAGACGCACGAGGACGCGTCCGGGCGCCGGGCGGTCGACCTGCTGGAAGCCGAGCTCGGCGAACAGCTGCTCGCGCCCGACGAAGGCGTCCGCCGGCCGGTCCTCCCCGGCCGCCAGCGGCCAGCCCTCGACGGCGACCGCCCCGTGGCTCCGGGCCAGCGCGATGGCGGCCTCGACCAGGGCGTGGTTCACCCCGCGCCGGCGGTGGTCGGCGTGCACGACGAGGCAGGGCAGCAGCCACACCATCCCGTCCTCGGCCCGGGAGCGGTCACGGAGCAGCGGGTGCCGCGCCGGGTCGGCGCCCAGGTAGCGCGACCGCGGCCCCGCCGCACCCCAGCCGACCGGCTCCCCGTCCCGGCTGGCCAGGACGCCCATCGGCAGCTCGCCCCCGGCCAGCGCCTCGAACCGGCGGCGGTTGCCGCCGCCGAACCAGCCGGCCGCGAACCGGGCGCGGCTGGTGCAGAAGGCCGTGCACCAGCAGTGCCGGGTGGTGCGCTCGGACGCGAACAGCCGCTCCAGGACCCCCAGCTCGGGCGGCCCCACGGGCCGGGTCTCGAGCTCGGCGGGCACACCGGCACGCTAGCGCGCGCCGGCCGTCGGTGCCGGGTCAAGGGAGGTGCCAGGCATCAGGAGACGGTGAGGCGCGGCGAGCCGGGCGCCACGCCCTCGGTCTGCACCTGCAGACCCACCCGGACGCTGCCGCCGGCCGGGACCGCGGCCGCCCAGTCCTGGCCGGTGCAGGTGATGACGCCCCCGGCCACGGCGCAGCTCATGCCCCACGCGTTGGTGACCGCCGTCGCGGCCGGGTCCTCGACCCGCAGCGTCCACCCGGACCGGCCGCCGCCGCTCGCCCGGACCTCGACGTCGGCGACGTAGCCGACCGCCCACGACTCCCGCGGCGTCCAGCGAGCACTCAGACCTGCGGGTCCGGCGGGGCCGGCCGGACGCCCGGTCGGGGTCACCGACGGGGCGGGCGCGGGCGTCGGGGTGGGGGAGAGGACGGGCGTCGGGCTCGCGGTCGGCCGGGGCGCCGGGTCGACCGGCCGGCCGGGGCCGAGCAGCGGCGCGAGGGCGGCGAGCTTGTCGGACTGCGGCGTCACCCAGTCGTCGGCGACCAGTCCGCCGGTGTCGCCGGAGTTCGGGTTGAACGACCAGTAGGCGAAGCTGGCGCCGGTCCGGTCCAGGTAGGCGACCAGCGTCGACAGCCAGGCCCGGTCGCTGGCGGTGCGCAGTGTGGTCCCGAACTCGCCGAGCAGCACGGGCGCGATGCCCTGCTCCTGCAGGTAGCCCCAGCGGGCGGACCACAGCGGCTCGAGGTTCGCCGGGTAGGCGGGGTCGGAGAAGTAGGGCTGCGGGTAGATCGAGGCGGGGTAGTCGTGCGGGGAGTAGACGACCCGGCCCGGCACGTCGAGGGTCACCGGGTGGTCGGCCACGTCGGCGAGGCTGCCACCCCACCAGGTGCCCTGCCCGTCGGCCTGCCGCTCGACCCCCTCGACCACCACCAGCAGCCGGGGGTTCACCGCGAGCACCGCGTTGCCCGCCCGGGTCGCCGCGGCCGCCCAGTCGCGGGCCGGGTCGCCGCAGCCCCAGCAGGCGGCGCCGTGCGGCTCGTTGTGCAGGTCCACGCCGACGACGGCCGGGGTGTCGGCGTAGCGCTCCGCGAGCATCGTCCAGTCCTCGATCCAGCGCGACTCGGGGTAGGCGGCGGTGGCCCACAGCTCCGACTGGGCGTCGGATCCGGGTCGGTGCCGGTCGAGCAGCACGCTGAGGCCGTGGGCCTGGGCGCGGGCGACGACGGCGTCCATCAGCTCGAGCGGGGTGAGGCCCTGCAGGTCGGGGTTGGTCGCGGCGTCGACGCCCTCGGTCGCGCCCGCGGCGAGGCACTGGTTGGAGAAGGGCAGCCGGACGGTGTTGAAGCCGAAGGACGCGATGCGGGCGAGACCGTCGTCGAGGCTGATCTGCCACAGCCCGTGCGGAGCGCAGGACGGCGTCTCCATCCCGAACCAGCTGACGGCCCGGATGGTGTGGGGCCGGTCGCGGGCGTCGAGCAGGGTGGAGCCGGACGCGTGCAACCAGCCGACCGGGCCCCCGGCGGCGGCCGCCTCGGTCCGGGCCCCGGGGCCGGCGGCGGAGAGTCGCATGACGCACAGCACAGCACAGACCAGCAGGGCGAGGCCGCGGCCCCGCGTCAGGAGGAGCCGTCGCGTCACCGGCTCAGCCTAGGGTCTGGACCCCTGGCCTGACCGGCGTTCGGGGCCCGGAAAACGCGCGACCCCTCCGTCGGCGACGACGGAGGGGTCGGACGGTGATCAGGGGGTCCGCTACTTGATCTTCGCGGACTCGTCGTGGATCTCGAGCGCCACCTGCCGCAGCTTGTCGGCGTGCTCCTTGCCGTGGTGCGCGCAGAACATGAGGTCGAACCCGCTGGCCAAGGTGACGCGGACGTATGCCTGGGCTCCGCACCGATCGCAACGATCGGCCGCAGTCAACTCGGCACCTTCGATGACTGAAGTGCTCACGGGAGGCCTCGCTTCCTGATGATCAGAGATGATCTTCGTTCGGGGGGAACTTGCCGGTGGTGGTTGGCGCCGGGTGGCCCCGTCCCCCTCCATCTAGTCAACATCCAACGTGGCTCCGATTGTTCCCTTTCCCCATCTCGGCGCCATGACTCTTGTGTAACAACTGCCGCGCCTCGTTGCCGGGACCACGACCACTGCTCCGCGGGCGTTGGGGACACCCTTGGAGCAGTCAGCCTACGTTCCGGGTCCAAGGTGTCGGCAGGGGTACCCTCACGGCGTGTCCCCCGCCCCCGCTGCCACCGAGAACCGTGAGTACGAGGCCCGGCACCTGCTGGTCCTGGAGGGGCTCGAGGCGGTCCGGAAGCGCCCGGCGATGTACATCGGCTCGACCGACACCCGCGGGCTCATGCACTGCCTGTGGGAGATCATCGACAACGCCGTGGACGAGGCGCTGGGCGGTCACGGGCAGGAGATCTCGGTCACCCTGCAGGCCGACGGCGGCATCGCGGTCGTCGACCACGCCCGCGGGATCCCGGTCGACATCGAGCCGCGGACGGGCCTGTCCGGCGTCGAGGTCGTCTTCACCAAGCTGCACGCCGGCGGCAAGTTCGGCGCGGGCTCCTACAACGCGACCGGCGGCCTGCACGGCGTCGGTGCCTCCGTGGTCAACGCCCTGTCCACCCGGCTCGACGTCGAGGTGGACCGGCTGGGCGCGACCTGGACGATGTCCTTCCGCCGGGGCGTGCCCGGCACCTTCGACGGCCCCGGCCCCGACGCGGCCTTCACCCCCGGCGGCGCGCTGCGCAAGGCCGGGCGGGTCGCCAAGGGCCGGACGGGCACCCGCGTCGTCTACTGGCCCGACCGGCAGATCTTCCTCGCCGGTGCCCAGCTGTCCCTGACGGACCTGCACAACCGCGCCCGGCAGACCAGCTTCCTGGTGCCGGGGCTCGCCCTGCACGTCACCGACGCCCGCACCGCGGAGGTCGCCCGGGAGACGTTCCGGCACGAGGGCGGCATCTCGGAGTACTGCGAGTTCCTGGCGCCCGACCGCTCGCTCACCGACGTCATCCGGCTGCAGGGCACCGACCGGTTCACCGAGACCGTGCCCATGCTGGACGACGCCGGGCACATGGAGCCGACGGACGTGGAGCGCGAGCTCGAGGTGGACGTCGCCGTCCGCTGGGGCGAGGGCTACGACACGACGCTGCGCTCCTACGTCAACATCATCGCCACCCCCAAGGGCGGCACCCACGTCGCCGGCTTCGAGCGGGCGCTGACCAAGAGCGTCGGCAGCGCGCTGCAGGGCAAGCGGCTGCTGAAGGCCGGGGAGGAGGTCGTCAAGGACGACGTCCTCGAGGGCCTGACCGCCGTCGTCACGGTCCGGCTGGCGGAGCCGCAGTTCGAGGGGCAGACCAAGGAGGTGCTGGGCACGCCGGCCGTCTCGCGGCTGGTGTCCAAGGTGGTCGACCGCGAGCTGACCGCCTTCCTCGGCTCCACCAAGGCGGCCCCGAAGGCGCAGGCGCGGGCGGTGCTGGAGAAGGTCGTCGGCGCGTCCCGCGCCCGGGTCGCAGCACGGGCCCACCGGGAGGCGACCCGGCGCAAGAACGCGCTGGAGTCGTCGTCGTTGCCCGCGAAGCTGGCGGACTGCCGGAGCAACGACGTCGACCGGTCCGAGCTGTTCATCGTCGAGGGCGACTCGGCGCTGGGCACCGCCAAGCTGGCCCGGAGCTCGGAGTTCCAGGCCCTGCTGCCCATCCGCGGCAAGATCCTCAACGTCCAGAAGGCCTCGGTCGGCGACATGCTGAAGAACGCCGAGTGCGCCTCGATCATCCAGGTGGTGGGGGCGGGCAGCGGCCGCAGCTTCGACATGGAGGCGGCCCGGTACGGCAAGGTCATCTTCATGGCCGACGCCGACTCCGACGGCGCCCACATCCGCTGCCTGCTGGCGACGCTGTTCTTCCGCTACATGCGGCCCCTGGTCGACGCCGGGCGGGTCTACACCGCCGTGCCGCCGCTGCACCGCTTCGAGCTGACCAACCCGCGCAAGGGGATGGACCGCTTCATCTACACCTACTCCGACGCCGAGTACCAGCGCAAGGCCGCCGAGCTGACGAAGAAGGGGCTCAACTTCAAGGAGCCGCAGCGCTACAAGGGCCTCGGCGAGATGGACGCCGACCAGCTGTCCGAGACGACGATGAGCCCCCGGCACCGCACGCTGCGCCGGATGACCGTCGACGACGGGCTGATGGCCGAGACGGTCTTCGAGATGCTGATGGGCAACGACGTCGGCCCGCGCAAGGAGTTCATCATCGACGGCGCCTACTCCCTCGACGCCGCCGCGATCGACGCCTGAGGAGCTCACCCGCTCCTGCGCCCGGGCCGGTGGCCGCCCGCGTCGGTGCCCGCACCCCCGCACCCGCGCCCCCGGGCTGAGGCAGCAGGGCCGGGTCGAGGGGCGCGTCCCGGGTCGAGGTCTGACCCCCACTTCACACCCCGTCGGTGTGCTCCACACCCCGTGCAGCGGCCGCGAGGACCACCGCAGGGGTGTGAAGTGGGGGACCCACGGCGGCCCGGGGGCCCAGGGATCCCACCGACCGGCCGTCGACCGGTGCGCCTCCCGGCGCTCTGGACGGGTGGGCAGGCCTAGCGGGCCGTGCCGGCGCCGGTCCGCGACCGGCGCAGGGTCAGCAGCAGGCTGGCGACGAGGTAGTAGCCGATGTAGGCCAGCGACAGCGCGACGGCGACCGGGCTCGGGTCGGGCATGCCGAGCAGGATGACGGCGTAGAGCACCAGCCACAGGCCGGCGAGGCCGAGGTTCAGGCTGCGCGCCGTCGTCGTCCGCGACGGGTAGATGTAGCGGACCGGGACGAAGACCAGCACCGAGCAGACCACCAGGATGGTCGCGGTGACCGCCGGGGCGAGGTCGAGGACCACGGCGTAGAAGGCGACGACGTTCCAGTAGCTGGGGAAGCCGAGGAAGGTGTGGTCGTCGGTCTTCGCGTCCGTGCGGCAGAACTGCACGCAGGAGGCGAGCAGCGGCACCCCGGCCAGCACCGTGCCCCAGCGGCCGTCGGGGAGGAAGCCGCCGGTCCAGAGCAGCACGACGGGGACGAAGGCGTAGGTCAGGTAGTCGACGATGTCGTCGAGCCGAGCGCCGTCGAAGCCGCGGATGGTCTCCTTGACCCGCAGCCGACGGGCCAGGGTGCCGTCGGTCCCGTCGACCACGAGGGCGGCGAGCAGGATCCACAGCGCCTGCACCGTGCGTCCGTCGACGGCCGCGAGCACGGCGAGCAGGCCCAGGACGGCTCCGCTCGCGGTGTAGAGGTGCAGGGCCCACCCTGCGGCCCGCAGACCTCGGGAGGCTGTCCCGGGGGTCGCGGCGGCGTCGATGGTGGTCACGGAGCTCCTCCTGCGGTGCCGGCCGACGGCAGTCCGGTCCGGCGGAGTCTCCCACAGCCGGCCGGCGGTCCGCGGGAAGGTCGGACCCGCGTCGCGGACCTGGTCACACCCAGGCCCTCGGAGTCGTCGACCGGGTGAGGCGCCGTCGCCTCCGAGCGCGACGGCACGACCGAGAAGAGGACGACCATGACCGGTGGACTGCAGACGATCGTCTACCCCGTGCGCGACCTGGAGGCGGCGAAGCGGGTCTACACCGCGCTCTTCGGCGCTCCGCACACCGACCAGCCCTACTACGTCGGCTACGCCGCCGGCGAGCAGCAGATCGGCCTCGACCCGAACGGCCACCGCAGCGGGCTCACCGGTCCGGTGGGCTACTGGCCCGTCGACGACGTCGAGGCGAGCCGGCAGCAGCTGCTCGGCGTCGGCGCGACGGATGTGCAGACCCCGCACGACGTCGGGGGCGGGCTGCTGCTGGCCGTGCTGGCCGACGCGGACGGCAACCAGGTCGGGCTGATGCAGCGTCCGGCCTGAGGGCCGCCGCCGGTGCGCGCCGGGGCGGCCTCAGAGCTCCGGCTGGGCGCCCCGGTGCTGGACCGCGGCGGCGCCGGCGGCCACCCCGGCGGCGCACGCCCGGCCCAGGTCGTCGTCGGTGAGCAGGGCCGCGGCGGCGGCCCCGACGAAGGCGTCGCCCGCCCCGGTCGTGTCCACCACCTCGACCCGCGCGCTGGCCTGGGCGCCGGATCCGGCGGTGGAGGCGTGCACGGCGCCGTCGCCGCCCAGGGTGATGACCACCGACCGGCAGTGCTGCGCCAGCAGGGCCAGCAGGGCGTCGGTCCCCTCAGGGCCGGCGCCCAGGGCGGTCGCCAGGTCGGCGGCCTCGTGCTCGTTGACCACCAGCGGGTCGCAGAGCGCGAGCAGCTCCGGGGTCGCCGGCCGGTAGGGCGCGAGGTTGTGCACGAAGCGGACGTCGTGCGCGGCGGCCCAGGCGGCGGCCGCCTCGACGCAGGCGACGCTCAGCTCGCCCTGGGTGAGCACCAGCCCGACGTCGTCGGCGCCCGCCAGCCCGGCGGTGACCTGCGCCGGGGTGAGGGCGGCGTTCGCGCCGCCGGTGACGACGATGCAGTTCTCGCCCGCGTCGTCGACGAGCACGGTGGCGCCGCCGGACTCGACGTCGGGCAGCCGGAGCAGCTGGTCCAGCTCGACGCCGCGGCGCCCCAGCTCGTCGACCAGCATGGCGCCGGGGGCGTCGGTGCCCACGGCCCCCACCAGGATGCTGCGGGCGCCGGCCCGGGCGACGGCGCAGGCCTGGTTGGCCCCCTTGCCGCCGGGTGAGGTGCGCGAGCCGTGCGCCAGCACCGTCTCGCCCGGCCCGGGGATCCGGGCGACGTGCAGCGAGGTGTCGGCGTTGACCGAGCCGACGACCACGACGGCGCTCATGCCGGCCGCACCATGTGGAAGCGCTGGTCGGCGCTGACCGCGAAGTAGGTGGTCGGACCACCACCGCGGAGCACGGGCTCGGCCCGGGCGGTGTCGTAGACGCCGTCGACCAGCAGGTCCTCGTCGATGTGCACGGCGACGACCTCGCCGAGGCTCATCCAGGCGTCCAGGTCGA
The window above is part of the Friedmanniella luteola genome. Proteins encoded here:
- a CDS encoding CDP-alcohol phosphatidyltransferase family protein; amino-acid sequence: MTTIDAAATPGTASRGLRAAGWALHLYTASGAVLGLLAVLAAVDGRTVQALWILLAALVVDGTDGTLARRLRVKETIRGFDGARLDDIVDYLTYAFVPVVLLWTGGFLPDGRWGTVLAGVPLLASCVQFCRTDAKTDDHTFLGFPSYWNVVAFYAVVLDLAPAVTATILVVCSVLVFVPVRYIYPSRTTTARSLNLGLAGLWLVLYAVILLGMPDPSPVAVALSLAYIGYYLVASLLLTLRRSRTGAGTAR
- a CDS encoding VOC family protein; the protein is MTGGLQTIVYPVRDLEAAKRVYTALFGAPHTDQPYYVGYAAGEQQIGLDPNGHRSGLTGPVGYWPVDDVEASRQQLLGVGATDVQTPHDVGGGLLLAVLADADGNQVGLMQRPA
- a CDS encoding ribokinase; translated protein: MSAVVVVGSVNADTSLHVARIPGPGETVLAHGSRTSPGGKGANQACAVARAGARSILVGAVGTDAPGAMLVDELGRRGVELDQLLRLPDVESGGATVLVDDAGENCIVVTGGANAALTPAQVTAGLAGADDVGLVLTQGELSVACVEAAAAWAAAHDVRFVHNLAPYRPATPELLALCDPLVVNEHEAADLATALGAGPEGTDALLALLAQHCRSVVITLGGDGAVHASTAGSGAQASARVEVVDTTGAGDAFVGAAAAALLTDDDLGRACAAGVAAGAAAVQHRGAQPEL